In one window of Helianthus annuus cultivar XRQ/B chromosome 17, HanXRQr2.0-SUNRISE, whole genome shotgun sequence DNA:
- the LOC110922521 gene encoding homeobox-leucine zipper protein ATHB-52 translates to MNISQPKKHPQKSTKKRLTNEQVKLLETSFNYNNKLDSTRKSHLAQELGIPARQIAIWYQNKRARWRNQSLETEYKAIQHKLERVSSDKSRLEREVERLKGELEKAKELLVSSKTQMNYASLPSFSSSCDEVGSSSLLGDHGDFYVCFDNHHQFDHKSNGHDFFGRSMS, encoded by the coding sequence ATGAATATTTCACAACCCAAAAAACACCCACAAAAAAGCACCAAGAAGAGGCTTACAAACGAACAAGTGAAGCTCCTAGAAACAAGTTTTAACTACAACAACAAGCTTGATTCGACTCGAAAGAGTCATTTGGCTCAAGAACTTGGTATCCCGGCCAGACAAATTGCAATATGGTATCAAAACAAGCGAGCTCGTTGGAGGAACCAAAGCCTAGAGACGGAATATAAGGCTATTCAACACAAGCTTGAACGCGTGTCAAGTGACAAAAGCCGGCTCGAAAGAGAGGTTGAGAGACTCAAAGGTGAGTTAGAAAAGGCTAAAGAGTTGTTGGTGTCATCAAAGACTCAAATGAATTATGCATCTTTACCATCATTTTCTAGTTCTTGTGATGAAGTTGGAAGCTCAAGTTTGCTTGGTGATCATGGAGATTTctatgtttgttttgataatcatCATCAATTTGATCACAAATCCAACGGTCATGATTTTTTTGGTAGGTCAATGTCTTGA